In Chitinophaga nivalis, a single genomic region encodes these proteins:
- a CDS encoding DUF4843 domain-containing protein gives MKNWKLYHLLFLAAAFAGCSKEPLETYKDEPRIYFNGEESTFTFAIRPSTQLTDTFKVRINYSGLTLRQALPVKFSVADTSTAKAGKDYELPANFAVPVGYFSDTLRILVKRTPEIATKAAVLVLRLEDNGSYTPGFGRNGKVIRLVINDMLTKPSSWESYLASYLGVYSKAKYRFIIDTLGMSDFPYDMVRNGQLLYYKIKLAEALAAYEKIHGPLIDAETGNQVFFPA, from the coding sequence ATGAAGAACTGGAAACTATATCATCTATTATTCCTGGCAGCGGCTTTTGCCGGCTGCAGCAAAGAACCGCTGGAAACATACAAGGATGAACCACGCATATATTTTAACGGAGAGGAATCCACTTTTACTTTTGCGATCCGTCCGTCCACACAGCTCACAGATACCTTTAAAGTACGTATCAATTATAGCGGGCTGACGTTGCGACAGGCCTTGCCGGTAAAATTCTCCGTAGCAGATACCTCTACCGCCAAAGCAGGAAAGGATTATGAACTGCCGGCTAATTTTGCAGTACCCGTTGGATATTTCTCCGATACCTTGCGGATTCTCGTAAAAAGGACGCCGGAAATTGCTACGAAAGCGGCAGTACTGGTATTAAGACTGGAAGACAATGGTAGCTATACGCCTGGTTTTGGCCGCAATGGTAAAGTCATCCGGCTGGTGATAAATGACATGCTCACCAAACCTTCTTCCTGGGAATCTTACCTGGCATCTTACCTGGGTGTTTACAGCAAAGCTAAATACCGTTTTATTATCGATACGTTGGGGATGTCTGATTTCCCTTATGATATGGTACGTAACGGGCAGCTGCTGTACTATAAAATAAAACTGGCGGAAGCACTGGCAGCCTATGAAAAAATACACGGGCCGCTGATCGATGCAGAAACCGGTAACCAGGTGTTTTTCCCTGCGTGA
- a CDS encoding contact-dependent growth inhibition system immunity protein yields the protein MNKKDIWRYKSLEQLENKSWGTATEEDSGLTKKCIALSKVPLAKLTAGELRILIGQSFNPTYLVPLAIEKLKDDVLVEAGLYPGDLLKNVLDVPATFWEAHQDLQKDVKVMLQERSVEIETEIDLPGYWRGA from the coding sequence ATGAATAAGAAAGATATCTGGAGATATAAATCTTTAGAGCAATTAGAGAACAAAAGTTGGGGAACTGCTACAGAAGAGGATTCGGGATTGACTAAAAAATGTATTGCCTTAAGTAAAGTACCACTCGCCAAGTTAACCGCAGGCGAATTAAGGATTTTAATCGGACAATCATTTAACCCCACCTACCTGGTACCACTGGCCATCGAAAAGTTAAAGGATGATGTTTTGGTAGAAGCAGGGCTTTATCCCGGAGATCTGTTGAAGAATGTATTGGATGTACCGGCTACTTTCTGGGAAGCACACCAGGATTTGCAAAAAGATGTGAAAGTGATGCTGCAGGAAAGAAGCGTAGAGATTGAAACGGAAATTGATTTACCGGGATACTGGCGCGGGGCTTAA
- a CDS encoding TlpA disulfide reductase family protein translates to MKKQLAFLCLLPAAQLFAQSSDSTFTITGRITGKTPPVKVFLDMNRKMDSSVVKNGTFSFNGKIKESPAMAYLLFDYTGNDSRDYSKPRDFQGFYIESGKLNIVSRDSAKNATMTGSKAQADYAQLQVITRPIDAKLEQLRRENSALPEAQREDGAEQERFVKKYMALQAEKDAASIKFVAAHPATGIATRILSDALMNDADPYIVEKAFNGLSAPLKESPAGKRLAKSIETGKRTAVGAIAPDFAQADTSGKEVRLSSLRGKYLLIDFWASWCGPCRAENPNVVKAFEQYKDKGFMILGVSLDSKKENWLSAIATDQLNWLQVSDLKSWGNEVARLYGVSGIPQNFLLDPQGKIVAKNLRGDALVNKLKEIL, encoded by the coding sequence ATGAAGAAACAGTTGGCTTTCCTGTGCCTGTTGCCTGCCGCACAACTCTTTGCGCAGTCATCAGACAGCACCTTTACCATTACCGGTCGTATTACCGGTAAAACACCGCCGGTAAAAGTTTTCCTGGATATGAACCGGAAAATGGATTCATCGGTAGTAAAAAACGGCACGTTCAGCTTTAACGGAAAAATAAAAGAATCACCGGCGATGGCCTATCTTTTATTTGATTATACCGGTAACGACAGCCGTGATTACAGTAAACCAAGAGACTTTCAGGGTTTTTATATAGAAAGCGGTAAACTGAATATTGTATCACGTGATTCCGCGAAAAACGCGACCATGACGGGTTCCAAAGCGCAGGCAGACTATGCACAGCTGCAGGTAATCACCCGGCCGATAGATGCAAAACTGGAGCAGCTGCGCCGTGAAAACAGCGCTTTGCCGGAAGCACAGCGGGAAGACGGGGCAGAGCAGGAACGCTTCGTGAAAAAATATATGGCACTGCAGGCAGAAAAAGATGCCGCTTCCATTAAGTTTGTGGCTGCACATCCGGCTACGGGCATCGCTACACGAATTTTGTCAGATGCATTGATGAATGATGCTGATCCCTATATAGTAGAGAAAGCATTCAATGGCCTGTCTGCCCCGCTGAAAGAATCACCGGCAGGTAAACGACTGGCAAAAAGTATTGAAACAGGCAAGCGTACTGCTGTGGGAGCAATAGCACCTGACTTTGCGCAGGCAGATACCAGCGGCAAAGAAGTCCGTCTGTCATCACTGCGCGGCAAATACCTGCTGATCGATTTCTGGGCCAGCTGGTGCGGACCTTGTCGCGCGGAAAACCCGAATGTGGTAAAAGCTTTTGAGCAATACAAAGACAAAGGGTTCATGATCCTGGGCGTATCCCTGGATTCCAAAAAGGAAAACTGGCTCAGTGCCATTGCTACTGATCAGCTGAACTGGCTACAGGTATCCGACCTGAAATCATGGGGTAATGAGGTGGCACGGCTTTACGGCGTAAGTGGTATACCTCAGAACTTCCTGCTGGACCCACAGGGAAAGATTGTCGCAAAAAATCTGCGTGGAGATGCCCTGGTAAACAAACTAAAAGAAATACTGTAA
- a CDS encoding PKD-like family lipoprotein — protein MKKYILLSLLFLGLIACYKDKGNYDYLSLKKITIDSILDVKRYYMDSLIIEPVITVDKGDFNELDFEWSMMPTTGVFEPLPSEPEVIANTRVLRIQIKKESREFPYIMVLRVIDKATGVSVFRRFQLTISSPYASGWLVLSDRNHVSDVDIVTPDGDVHSRIYENVNGKPMTDHGLRLSLTGSLNGKDELYIQTDNNILQIRNPEFTYLRDAASMFYSMPGVVKPQVLTINDMATQRYLISNGQIFVAATLNNGKYSLPLVGNYEAAPFVASGGAYSAIYDKKNGRFLKFPARTNAVTMEAFTELKPDPVFDVNNVKGTLLFVERGSDYTYHIFRNADGKLQLYGLNTGSNDIPAGMTQAIEPAEMQQLSAVVISGALPMAYFTSGHSLYMYDIYANTAKKLYDFPGNATVSVIRMLKEWRHVDDNTLLTVGVNEGDAGSVYFFKLLGTGDLQGGTYKNKFTGFGRISDIIYKSK, from the coding sequence ATGAAAAAATATATATTATTATCCCTGCTGTTCCTGGGGCTGATAGCATGTTATAAAGACAAAGGCAATTACGATTATTTGTCATTGAAAAAAATTACGATCGACTCCATCCTGGATGTGAAACGTTACTACATGGATTCCCTGATTATAGAGCCGGTGATTACAGTAGATAAAGGGGACTTCAATGAATTGGATTTTGAATGGAGTATGATGCCTACGACCGGTGTGTTTGAACCATTGCCATCAGAGCCGGAAGTGATCGCCAACACACGGGTACTGCGGATACAGATTAAGAAAGAATCCAGGGAGTTCCCGTATATCATGGTGCTGCGGGTCATTGATAAGGCCACCGGCGTAAGTGTTTTCCGCCGGTTTCAGCTCACCATCAGCAGTCCGTATGCCAGCGGATGGCTGGTACTGAGCGATCGCAATCATGTATCGGATGTAGACATTGTAACACCGGACGGAGATGTGCACAGCCGGATTTATGAGAATGTCAACGGAAAACCCATGACAGATCATGGGCTGCGGTTAAGCCTCACCGGCTCTTTAAACGGTAAGGATGAATTGTATATCCAGACAGACAACAATATTCTGCAGATACGTAATCCGGAATTTACTTATCTGCGCGATGCAGCTAGTATGTTCTATAGCATGCCGGGTGTAGTCAAACCACAGGTACTCACCATCAATGATATGGCTACCCAGCGGTATCTCATCAGCAACGGGCAGATATTTGTAGCGGCTACACTCAACAATGGTAAATATAGCCTGCCGCTGGTAGGTAATTATGAAGCGGCGCCTTTTGTGGCATCCGGTGGTGCTTATTCAGCGATCTATGATAAAAAGAATGGCCGTTTCCTCAAATTTCCGGCTCGTACCAATGCTGTGACCATGGAGGCTTTCACGGAATTAAAACCCGATCCGGTATTTGATGTGAATAATGTAAAAGGAACCTTGTTGTTTGTTGAACGGGGCTCCGATTATACGTATCACATCTTCCGCAATGCCGACGGGAAGCTGCAGCTATACGGATTAAACACGGGTAGTAACGATATACCTGCGGGGATGACGCAAGCCATTGAGCCGGCAGAAATGCAGCAGCTTTCTGCGGTGGTGATATCCGGTGCCTTGCCTATGGCATATTTCACCAGCGGACATAGTCTTTACATGTATGATATCTATGCCAATACGGCAAAGAAGCTGTATGATTTTCCGGGTAATGCCACAGTGTCTGTGATCAGGATGTTGAAGGAATGGCGCCATGTGGACGATAATACCTTACTGACAGTAGGGGTGAATGAAGGGGATGCAGGCTCCGTATACTTTTTTAAACTGCTGGGTACCGGCGATCTGCAGGGAGGTACGTATAAAAATAAATTTACCGGCTTTGGCCGCATTTCAGATATCATTTATAAAAGCAAATAA